Proteins co-encoded in one Erinaceus europaeus chromosome 2, mEriEur2.1, whole genome shotgun sequence genomic window:
- the CBLC gene encoding E3 ubiquitin-protein ligase CBL-C: MHNSPGVPAPRPRPRCVPGATQPPTPPQGARASHGSQRPSPVPAEPPGPMAAAGEPRALSRAEKLLRRLEEQCGDPRLAGSPPSLRDLLPRVRQLLREVARARRGPGGPEAPGGARDFLAVYLANLEAKAGQLSALLPPPGRRTAADPELFPEGSRLRRQLSKLALIFSHMHAELSALFPAGHYCGQTYRLTKTPAHTFWREHCGPRCIVPWGEFESLLCICHPVDSGPTALVLRATIDLTCSGYVSVFEFDIFTRLFEPWPTLLKNWELLAVNHPGYMAFLTYDEVRGRLQAYKDKPGSYIFRPSCTHLGRWAIGHVSPDGSILQTIPTNKPLLQALLEGQKEGFYLYPDGRNHNPDLSELCHSEPHQLVHVSQEQLQLYWAMNSTFELCKICVESEKDVKIQPCGHLLCSHCLATWQLSDSQTCPFCRCQIKGHETISIHHLPRTPAKMRAWELGDDGEEEWQPVTPSAPPLPPPVPPRRPQIKGPQRVTLLPAPGPLQQTFLPEALRSRVQSPTTPSARVEQSLVKNKTQKKKIAA; this comes from the exons ATGCACAATTCTCCAG GAGTCCCAGCTCCCCGCCCTCGCCCTCGGTGTGTCCCCGGCGCCACCCAGCCTCCAACCCCACCCCAAGGGGCCCGGGCCTCGCACGGAAGCCAGAGGCCCAGCCCGGTGCCCGCGGAGCCCCCGGGACCCATGGCAGCCGCGGGGGAGCCCCGCGCCCTGAGCCGCGCCGAGAAGCTGCTGCGGCGCCTGGAGGAGCAGTGCGGGGACCCCCGGCTGGCCGGCAGCCCCCCGTCGCTGCGGGACCTGCTGCCCCGCGTGCGGCAGCTGCTGCGGGAAGTGGCGCGGGCGCGGCGCGGGCCGGGCGGCCCGGAGGCCCCGGGGGGCGCCCGCGACTTCCTCGCCGTCTACCTGGCCAACCTGGAGGCCAAGGCCGGGCAGCTGTCCGCGCTGCTGCCGCCTCCCGGACGACGGACGGCGGCCGACCCCGAGCTCTTCCCGGAGGGCTCGCGCCTCAG GCGACAGCTGTCCAAGCTGGCCCTGATCTTCAGCCACATGCACGCGGAGCTCAGTGCGCTCTTCCCGGCCGGCCACTACTGCGGACAAACATACCGACTGACCAAGACCCCAGCCCACACCTTCTGGAGGGAGCACTGCGGGCCTCG GTGCATCGTGCCCTGGGGGGAGTTTGAGTCCCTCCTGTGCATCTGCCACCCCGTGGATTCAGGCCCCACGGCCCTGGTCCTGCGCGCCACCATCGACCTCACTTGCAGCGGCTACGTGTCGGTCTTCGAGTTTGACATCTTTACCAGGCTTTTTGAG ccatggCCCACGCTCCTCAAGAACTGGGAGCTGCTAGCGGTCAACCACCCTGGCTACATGGCCTTTCTCACCTACGACGAGGTCCGAGGGCGGCTGCAGGCCTATAAGGACAAGCCAGGAAG CTACATCTTCCGGCCTAGCTGCACCCACCTGGGCCGGTGGGCCATCGGTCACGTGAGCCCAGACGGCAGCATCCTGCAGACCATCCCCACCAACAAGCCCCTGTTGCAGGCGCTCCTGGAGGGACAGAAGGAAGGCTT ttacCTCTATCCAGACGGAAGGAACCACAACCCTGACCTGTCCGAGCTCTGCCATTCGGAGCCACACCAGCTTGTCCACGTGTCGCAG GAGCAGCTGCAGCTCTACTGGGCCATGAACTCCACGTTCGAGCTCTGCAAGATCTGCGTGGAGAGTGAGAAGGACGTGAAAATCCAGCCCTGCGGACACTTGCTCTGTAGCCACTGCCTGGCTACCTGGCAG ctctcCGACAGCCAGACCTGCCCATTCTGCCGCTGCCAGATCAAGGGCCATGAGACCATCAGCATCCACCACCTGCCCAGGACGCCAGCAAAGATGAGggcctgggagctgggggacGACGGAGAGGAGGAGTGGCAGCCG GTGACTCCTTCAGCTCCTCCATTGCCCCCTCCAGTGCCCCCCAGGCGGCCCCAGATTAAAGGCCCACAGAGAGTG ACTCTCCTTCCTGCCCCTGGACCTTTGcaacagactttcctgcctgaggctctgaggtcccgggttcaatccccgacaacaccatcagccagagttgagcagagtttagtgaaaaacaaaacacagaaaaagaaaatagcagcCTGA